CAGTTACTGATAAGGCACCTTTTGTAATCGTTCCAGTCTTATCAAAGGCAACTGATTGTGTTTCCGCCATTTTCTCCAAGGTCGTTCCTGTTTTTACAATGATTCCGTTTCTACTTGAACGGCTCATTCCAGCAACAAGTGCGATTGGCGCTGCCAAAATCAACGGACATGGTGATGCCACAACCAACACTTCAGCAAATCTAGTTGGGTCTTTTGATACAAACCAAGCAACACCTGCAATTACATACGCATTTATCGTAAATGGAATAGCGTAACGATCCGCCATCCTAACAAAGTGAGCTGGTTGTGACTCAGATTCTCTGACTAGTTTAACAATCGTTTGATATTGGCTGTCTGCTGCACTTTTTTCCGCCTTCATTGTAATAGAGCTATCCCCATTTATTGATCCAGACATCAATGGATCCCCTTGATTTTTATTTTCTGGGCGAGATTCTCCAGTTAATGAAGATTCATCAACAGTTGATGATCCTTTTATGACAACCCCATCTACTGGAACTATTTCTCCTGGCTTTACGACTAGCTCATCATCAACTTTGACTTTCTCAGCACTGATATCCAGTAGAGTCCCGTCAACCAACTGATGAGCCTTTTGAGGTGAGTTATCAAGTAATGACTTTAATTCTTTATTGGCTCGTTTAGCAGCGTAGTCTTCTAAAGAATCACCACCAGTCAGCATGATCAAGATCATCAAGCTTGCCCAATACTCACCTACCGCTAGTGTCGCTACAATCGCTGTAATCGCTAATATATCTACTCCATATCTCCCTGATTTTAAGGTTTGAATCATTTCAACCAACATAGATAAAGCCATTATCGAACCTGTGATCACAATGATGCCAAATGCTAAAGAAGCTTGGTGAAAAACAAGTTCAAATAATAGCGCTAAAATACCTGTAACGATTGTTATGATCAATTTCGTTAAATGTTTCATTTTTACTCCCCCTTTTTTACTCTTCTCGGCCTCTATTACTAAGATTACGCTCAGTTAAACAAATAACAAAGGTAAAAGCCTTAAATGAAAATGATTGTCATTCTTACTAAGTCAACATAAAAAAAGTGTGCAACACTTCCTCTTCTTGGAAATGTTGCACACTTTTTATTTTTATAGGTTAAATCACACGTTTCTTCTTTTTGATTTTTCTATTTTCACTTCTTTTTTCAACTTCATGTACTGCTCTAGTCATAAATAAAGAAATGTAGTTGAAAATTGATCGACTACCTAAAATCAACGGCAAGTAGAAGAGTACATTTCTTGTGAACAGTGAGGTCAACATAAAGAAATCGCCAAAGAATAGGAAACAAGCAATGAATGCAACCAATAGCAAACCAATCATGATTTGTTTTTTCAAATCAAGTGGTCGAGCTGCTTTTAATAACACTTGAAAACCAACACAGCCAGTTAGCAAGACGCACATCGTGGAAACATCTTGATGGGATAAATCAAACCAAATACCAGCTAGTTGCAAGACTAAAATATTAAAAACAACTGTTAAAGCGCCTGGAACTGAGATTCGCAATATATTCGTTAAAAAATGTCCTTTAATCCGTTGATAATTAGGTTCTAACGCCAAAATAAAGGAGGGAATCCCTACTGTTAAGGTATTGATCGGTGTTAATTGTAACGGCGCAAATGGATAAGGTAAGAATAAAAAGATAAATGTTACAGCCAGAATCGCTGAATAGATCGTTTTAACCATATACATCGATGCCACTCGTTCGATGTTATTGATTACTCTGCGCCCTTCATTCAAGACTTGAATCATTGAACTAAAATCAGAATTCAACAACACGACATCGGATACTGTCCGAGCTGCATCACTTCCACTAGCCATTGCAACACTAACATCCGCTTCTCTTAGTGACAGGATATCATTGACGCCATCACCCGTCATACACGTTGTATGTCCATTTTGTTTTAAGGCTTGAATCAACTCTCTTTTTTGATAAGGGGTTACCCGGCCAAAAACAGTTGTATTTTCAACCAATTCATTAAAATCTGCTGAATCGGAAATCGTACTCATATCGACAAAATTTTCTGCACCGGCGATTCCTGCTTGCTTCGCTATTTGTGCTACAGTAATTGGGTTATCTCCTGATATAACTTTTAGGGTAACATCTTGTTTGGCAAAATAAGAAAAAGTATCCACTGCATTCGCACGAATCGTATCCGCAATAATAAAAATCGCAACAGTCTCTTTTGTTTGTGGTAACTCCGGTCTAGTTAATTCTTCAGAAAAATGAACTAAGATCAACACACGATCTCCTTGCTCATTATAAGGAGCTAACTTTTCTCTTAAATCCGCAGGGACTTCTGAATAAATAAATTCTGGTGCCCCCATAACAAAAGATCCTTTTTCTTTAAACGTCACACCACTCCATTTTCGATCGGAAGAAAATGGAATCACTTCTTTGACTTGCCATTCAGTTTTAGCTGAAGGAAATCTCGTTCTCAGAACTTTAGCCGTAGCATTTTGATCGGATAAACCAGCCATCATTTCACTCATTGCACGTTCAATTTCACTAGCTGGAAAGCCTGCTTGAGGAATCAGTTTTTTAAAGGTCAACGTCCCATCAGTAATTGTACCGGTCTTATCCAAGCAAATCGTATCAACACGAGCAAGCGTTTCTATACATGATAGTCGCTGGATCAACGTTTGTTTTCTAGCTAAGTTAGCAGCACCGACGGCAAATGCAACACTCGTTAAAAGCATCAAGCCTTCTGGAATCATACTGATCAACGCACCTGAAACCCCTAAAACAGTTTTAGGAAATGACTGTGTCGACTGATACTGTGACCAAAAGAGCAATAAACCAATAGGAACAATGGCAAATGTTAATCCTTTGATCAAAAGATTCAACGAATTCATTAGTTCAGAAGTTGATGGTTTTTCTGTCTTAGCCTCTTTAGATAGTTTGGAAACAAAGTTGTCTTCTCCCACGGCATTGATTTTAACAAAGCCCAATCCAGCAGTAATAAAACTACCACTCATGATTTTATCGCCATTTTGTTTTGTGATTTTGTCCGATTCCCCTGTTAATAAGGATTCATCTACTTCCATTCCCTCTGCGTGTAAGACGATTCCGTCTGAAGGGACTTGGTTTCCTAAGGATAGAACCAAAACATCCCCTAATACAATTTCATCTTGAAAAATCTTTAGTAATCGGTTATCCCTTAAAGCTGTAACTTCTGTTTTATTGACGATCGATAATTTGTCGATCGTTTTTTTGGCATGGATTTCTTGAATCACACCAATTGCTGTATTTATGATAATGATCCAGAAAAATAAAGCATTTTTAGGATATCCCACAGCAAAAACTGCTACTGCCAAAAATAAGTTGATAAAGTTGAATAACGTCAATGAATTATCTAAAATAATTTGTTTTGTCGTTCTAGATAGATCTTCGACTTCCTTATTATATTTTCCTTCGGTATAAAGCTGTTCGACTTCTTGATCGGACAACCCTTTAATAGTGGTTGGAATCCGAATATCATTAGTGTTGACTGATTGCGTGTTTTTTTCAGATGAAAGAAACGCTTCATTATCTATATCTCTTTTTTTCCTAAACCATTTTTTCATATTTTCATTCACCTTTTTCTTGCTGTAATTAAATCTATTGTAGAGGAATTCATGGATTATTTCAGATAACTAGTTTAAGTTTACACTTTTTTTAACCATTTGCACAAAATGAAGGTACTCTGATCAAAAATTCGTGAAAAAAAGAAAGGCTAAATTTTTAGTCTTTCTTTTTTAGTCTTTCTTTTTTAGTCTTTCTTTTTTAGTCTATTTTTACTGGGAGTTGGTTGAAATTATGAATGTCTCACTCATAACAGAGTGAGACTCGTATGTTTTCATCGATTCCTCGACCCATTGTTATTTCAATCCACTCACTCACAACAGAGTGAGACTGTGAAAACAAGCGATTATCTACGAAAAATCAGTGACAATCACTAAATTTCCACATAAAACTATTTAAACATTAAAATAAAATGATAAAAAGCTCTAAATAGCACTTATATCTGTACTTTTTTTGGTGCGAATCTCCCAGTAATTTTATGGGCACTTAGGGTTCGCACCAAAATGAGCTGGTGATTTCTTATTTCCAGAAATCATCGAAAATAGAAATTGGCATGTGACGTTTATGCTGTGTTTTTTTATACCAACCTTCAATTGTTTCTTTGGCTTTCTCTGATACTGTTTTTCCTTCAACATAATCATCGATATCATCATAGGTTACCCCAAGTGCTACCTCGTCCGCTACTAAAGGTTTGTCGTCTTCTAAATCAGCAGTCGGGATTTTCGTATATAACTCAGCAGGAGAACCTAACTCTTTTAATAAAGCCTTGCCTTGACGTTTATTTAAACGGAATAATGGTAAAATGTCCGCTCCCCCATCACCAAATTTTGTGTAAAAACCAGTAATATTCTCAGCAGCATGATCCGTTCCAATCACAGCCCCTGATTTTTCGCCTGCAATCGCATATTGGACGATCATGCGTTGTCGTGCTTTCATATTTCCTTTATTGAAATCATTGATTGGAACACCTGACTCTTCAAGAGACAGAACACAGGCTGAAATCGCTGGTTTGATATTAACTGATAATGAGACATCAGGTTGAATAAAATCTAAGGCTTTTTTAGCATCAGCTTCATCTGCCTGTTCACCATATGGCAAACGAACCGCAATAAACCGATAGTCTTCATCTTTGGTTTCGTTACGCATCTCTTCCATCGTTAATTGAGCAAGTCGACCTGCTAGTGTCGAATCTTGGCCACCGCTAATTCCTAAAACAAACGTTTTTAAAAAAGGATATTTATATAAATAGCTTTTCATAAACTCAATACTTTTACGAATTTCTTCCTTTGGATCTATTTGTGGTTTGACACCTAATTCTTCGATAATGGCTTTTTGCAACGATTCCATAGAAAATTCCTCCTAAATTTAAGAGCTGAACGAGCTCGTTCAGCTCTGACAGGAAAATAGGGAAACATGTTTGTGACGCTTTTTGTCACAGGCAGATTTCATCTTTTTTCCTAGAGACTAGCACGCATAGTTAAATAATCGTTATTTCCCTTCACTTAATGCTTTTACATCTACACGAACTTTTTCCAGTAAACGCATTTTATGATTCCAACATTCGGTAGATAAATCGACTGGGTATTTTTGTGGATTAAGATCACGCTTGTACTCTTCCCACAAAGAATCAAGATTTTCTTTCGCATAACTTTTGATTTCTTTCAAGGTCGGCATTGTATACACTCGTTTGCCTTCGACAAAAATGTCTTGTAAAACAGCTCGAGCTTCAAAATCTCTAACGGTTTTGTTAATGAAGGTATGCACTGGATGGAACATATAGATTTCTTCTTGCTTACGAGGATCTTCATCCCATAATGTTACATAATCACCTTCAGATTTTTTATCTGATTTACGTGTGATCCGCCAAACTTGCTTTTTACCTGGCGTCGTAACTTTTTCTGCATTACTAGAAAGTTTGATCGTATCTTTCATCTGACCGTCTTTATCTTCAATCGAAACTAATTTGAATACTGCACCTAAAGCAGGTTGATCATAAGCTGTGATCAATTTTGTACCCACACCCCAAACATCGATCTTCGCTTTTTGCATTTTTAAACTTAAAATAGTATTTTCATCTAAATCATTAGAAGCAAAGATTTTCGCTTCTGTATAGCCTGCTTCATCCAATTGTTCACGTACGCGTTTGGAAATATAGGCCATATCCCCGCTATCAAGACGAACGCCTAGGAAATTGATTTTATCGCCCATTTCCTTGGCTACACGAATCGCACTTGGAACACCTGATTTCAACGTATCATAGGTATCTACTAAAAAGACACAGTCTTGATGCGTTTGTGCATAAGCCATAAAAGCATCATAGTCGTTTCCATAAGATTGTACTAATGAATGAGCATGCGTTCCACTAACTGGTATGCCAAAAATCTTTCCAGCTCGAACATTACTCGTCGCATCAGCTCCACCAATGTAAGCTGCACGAGTTCCCCAAACAGCCGCATCTAACTCTTGTGCACGACGTGTGCCGAATTCCATTAATGGATCTTCACCGATCACGGATTTGATCCGTGCAGCTTTTGTTGCAATCAGCGTTTGGAAATTGACCATGTTTAAAAGAGCCGTCTCGATCAATTGACATTGGGCTAATGGACCTTCTACCTGAATCAATGGTTCGTTATTGAAAACTAGGTCTCCTTCTAACGCGGAACGAACAGTACATTTAAATTCGAACTCTTTTAGATAGGTCAAAAAATCTTCTGGATAATCTTCAACTTCTCTAAGATAAGCAATATCCGTTTCTGTAAACGTCAAATTTTCTAAATAATCGACTAAACGTTCCAACCCGGCAAAAATTGCATAGCCATGGTTAAAAGGCATTTCTCGAAAATAACATTCAAAAACCGAATGTAAATCTGCTCTCCCTAATTTCCAATAAGTCTGCATCATATTGATTTGATATAAATCCGTATGTAAGGTTAAGCTATCATCATCGTAAACTTTCTTCATCTCACTGTGCCATCCTTTATTTTTTCTAGAATTGTAACTTCCATTGTAACAAAAAAACATTTTTTTTAACTAAAATCTGCTTTTAAGGTGTTTTTTTTTTAAAAATGAGAAACTTGCTGAAGAAGTAGTTCAATACGACAACTGCTACTTGGGTCACCATTTTTGCCCAAAAATCTGAGATATGCAGGACTTCGATCATCAAAATCATCAATGCCATATCCACTACAAAAGACAATATGCGATACCAATAAAACAGTAGCATTTCTTTCACAAAAGAACCAAAATCTTCATGATTACTGGCAAAAACAAAATATTTGTTTGTGAAAAATGCAAATAATACAGATAAAAACCAGCCAATCGTATTACTAATTTTATAATCGATCCCTAAAACATCTTTGCAAAGAAAGAAGACAAGGATATTCACAATAGTTGTCGCTACTCCAAAAACTAAATACGAGATTACTTCTTTATATTTATGAAACAATTCTTTCAACAGCTACGCATCCTTTCACTCTACTTAACATTTTATCAAAGTTAACATAGAAATCATACTGCTTTACTACATTTTTCATTTTTTCTCCTATTTGCGGGAAGATGAAACACTTGATAAATTCAGTTCACTATGCTGACGAAATCGAATCATTTTAACAGGATTTGCAAAAAAATAAAACTCCAGAAAAAGCGCTATTTCCACTTTCTCAAGAGTTTTACTTTTTTATGATGGCTCCACATTTTTCTGAATCACAATAATATCTTTTCTCGGAGCACTAAAAGAATAACCATTTTTCTGCATTTCATTTTTAATCCCAATATGCACAGTGACTTCTTCTCTCGTCGTATTTAAAAGTTTCTTGATCACATAATCAACTTCTTTTTTGTTGATCTTCTTTTTGGTATTGATCATGATGATATCAATTTTATCAAAGGCATCAGCATACACGATTTGTGTTCGATCCAATGCGTATAATTTAAAAAATTTAATTGCCTTTGTCCCAAAAACGAATTTAGTAATATTTGGATAAAAATACTCTAAATCTAAATTTCTATTGATCGGGGTTTCAATTAGTTTCATTTACTCAGCTCCTTTTTCCATAATAACTTTACATAAAAATTTTACTCTTTCAGCTCCGTTTTGTAAATCAAAAATTTATAGTTATGTTATGCTATAAAAAACTTGACCTTCACGTTAAGTAAAGGTTTATGCTAGATTCATACAGGAGGGAAAGAGATGGAATACACAATCAAAAAAATTGCCGAATTATCTGGAATCAGTACGCGAACGTTGCGTTATTATGATGAAATCAACTTATTAAAACCGGCACGTATTAATTCTTCTGGTTATCGTATCTATGGAACAAAGGAAATCGATAAGCTGCAGCAAATCCTTTTTTATCGTTCGTTGGATATGAAATTAGAGGACATCCAAACGTTACTTGGCACACCAAACTATGACCCCCAACACGCGTTACAGGACCATTATCAAAAATTATTGGAAAAGCGGCGACAAATGGATCATCTAATCCTGACTGTAGAAAAAACATTACGTTATCAAAAGGGAGAGCTAATCATGACCGACAAAGAAAAATTTATTGGCTTTAAACAAGAAAAACTACAGAAAAATGAAGCAAGCTACGGACAAGAAATTCGAGAAAAGTATGGGGAGGAAACAGTGGAAGCATCCAATCAAAAGTGGCTAAATCTAAGTGAAGCAGATTTTAATCAAATGGAAACTGCAGAAAAAGAACTGATCGACGCATTAAAAGTTGTGATGGAAACCAAAGACTATCACTCGCAAGAAGCAGAAACAGTCTTTTCAAAACACAAAGAATGGTTAAGCTATACTTCACCTACCTATTCAGCTGAAATGCACCGAGGCCTTGGTCAGATGTATGTAGCCGATGAACGATTTGCTGCTTACTATAATAATCGGGCCGGCGCCAATGCTGCACAAGCCTTAAATGAAATCATTCAACAGTTTGCTAACTAGATAATCATTAAGATTACTGAATACTATCTACTAAAAAAAAAACCTTCTACCTAAATGTACGAACCCTTTTGAAGTTAGATATTATCGTCTAACTTCGAAGATTACGACATCTTTGAATAGAAGGTTCTTTTTTAAATAACTGTCCCTTTTGTATCAAGTTCGATTGAACCCAGGATTTCTTGTACTTGTTGCGCTAAGTCAAGGTCATCCGTTTGAGAAGTTGCTGTTATTTCACACATGATCCAGCCATAATTATGACCTGTTTCAAAGAAATAAGTCGTATAATTGCTAGAATCTGGCTGACCATTTTTACTAGTTTTAGTGGTGATGATATATTCGTTTTTGAACAAATCAGGATGTAACGTTTCGTTAGTTTTTTTATCGTTTATTTTACCGTCGTCTTCTAGCACTTGACCTACAAATTCTGATAAGCTAGTTGCATTTGATACTTGACTCATGAGGATTGAAACATAGAGTGTGGGACTACTGAAGGCTTTACTTGCCAGTCCTTTTACTTCATCTGCTGATGACAATTCACCTTTTTCTTCATGAAAACGCTTTGGCAACTGAATTTTCAACGTTTCATTTTCATTGGTGATAGCAAGCTCACTAATCCTTACCTGCGTCTCTTGACCAATATTATCCTCATCTTCACCCTCAACCCCTTTTTCATATAAGGTTCGACCATCGTCTTGTAAGTATGTTTTTGCACCAAAATAAACTAACATACCTAGTACGGCTAGTAAAATAAGCGTTAAAACAGTAGTTTTGATTCTCCTTTTTCTACGCTTTGCAATAAAATTAGTATTTTTTAGTATTTCTTTTTTATAATTCGCCGAATGTTTGATTTGAGTGATATCATAGTAAAAAAATTGTAGTGGCTGTTCTAGTCCATTTTTATTTATTTCGCCTGTAAAACCGACCAACAAGGTATATTGTCTGATCTTTGACGGAAAATTTCGAGTGTTTTTCTTTTTCAATTTAACAAATAACGCCTGATCATCTGAAAAATAATACGCTTGGTCATCTTCTTGGATTTCAATCGACGTCGTTTTCTGAAACTCATTTGGTAACTGTTCTTTTATTTGCTGAAAATACGCTTCAAATGTTTCAGCTCGCAAATAACGGAACAAATAGACCACAATCCCCGCTTCAATTAAAAAGACTGCAATTAACAACCATCTAACGATTGATTCAGTGGCTCCAATTCCAATAGCGGTTCCCAACATGACCGCCAGCAGAATCAACAGATATTTTTGATAGGTTTTTAGATACAATTGTCGGATACCTGATTGATAATACTCTAAATCGTGTTCGATGTTTTCTTTATTTTCTTTCATTTATACTCCCCCAAAACGATAAAATAATTCTTTTACGTCAATGACCACGTATTTGTATGCCTATTCCACAGTTCTACTAACTATCGAATTTTTTTATATGAAACTACCTTATTCAATAATTTCTTCAAATATAAATTGCCCAACACCGCCGTCTAAACAGTCTCCAATAATTTTTTGACACTTTTCTTTGACGATTGGTTTTGCATTGCCCACTGCAACTGGAACATCGACAACGTCTAACATAGCCAAGTCATTTTCACCATCGCCAATACCATAACTGCGAGCTCCTGGATATTTTTTCATAAACTCATTGATTGCATTGCCTTTGCTACTTTTTGGATCAACGATTTCCAGACACTGAATAAATGAAGAGAAGACTTCTGCGCTATCACTACTTAACACGTCACGTAAAAGTTCGTGTTCTTGATCACTGGCTTCCATCAATTCAATTTTCATCACTTTTAATTCAGGATGTTCAGTCAGATAACGGTATGGATCGTCAACGTGCTGACACTGCTCTTTGAAAAAGCTTTCTTTGAAGTCCATGATTTGTTTTCCCATAGCGCCAATTGGTTCAAGTTTTTTTCTTAAAGCCAAAATATTTGTCTCGTATTTTTCAACTGCTTTTAAAATGATTCCTTCGTTCGTGTGAATATGATAAAAAATATTGCGCTCTTCTAAAGTAGCTATCACTCTTTCACACTCAGCCATTGATAAACAGTGATTATACTGCACTGGTTCGCCAACTAATTTGTAGCCGCCGCCATTGCTAAAGATAACATCACATTCACTATCTAACTGATCCATCAATTCAGTCAACTGTGCATACCCTCGTCCACTGATAAACACAAAATGATCCCCTTGCTTTTGCAGGGCATAAATTGCATCATAATTGACTTGAGGTACCTCGCCACCAAGATCTTGAAATGTTCCGTCTATATCACAAAATACTATGTTCATTGGTTGTTAAACTCCTTTTTAGCTTTAATGCCATTCTATTATTATTTTGAACGCTTCATTTCCGCTTATTCACTCGCCCTTTATTCAAGAATTGGTGTAATCGGAAAAATTCAATTCGTACATTTGAGTATAGCATAATAAACTTCTCGATGTTACTGCTCCTATTCAATTTATCTGCCAACTATAAACAAAAAATGATTGGAATATAACTCCTAGAGTTATAACCCAATCAACTGATGCAACTTTTCTCCAATTTTATCTGTTAAATTTGAAACTCGTAATAATTGAAATAACAGCGATCGAATAAAATCAATCAAAAGACAACTCAAATAAATCAAACTTGCGAATATCAACACTTGAATCATTGCCATAATAGTCGGCTCATTTACTAAAAAAATGAAACGATCTTTTAAGATAAAATAAAAAATGATTGGATGCGTATGAATAAGATAAACAGCAAAAGAATAAGGTACGACTTTTTCAATCACAAAAGAACGTTGTTTATTTTTGATTGGCGCTTTTAAAAATAAAATAAAGAATAAAATAGAACTTGCTATAATAAGCGGCGACACGTAATGGATAAACCAAACAGTATCTCTGGACTCTTCCAAACTTCCTACCATTGTTTTAATCGCAATCAGCCCTAACGATACACTATTTATGCCTAAGTAATAGTAAAGGATTTTCTTCTTGTTAATAGAGTCAATATCCACATGTAAACGAATAAATGCACCAATAAAATACATAAAAATCAGCCAAATCATACTATACCCTTCAGCCAAATTAAACGGATCCGCTTTAAATAGAATAGATGCTGAACCAAAAAGCACGATGACGGATACACCGTAAAGCATTTCTTTTTTTGTAAGTTTATTTATGGCTTTATTTAGTAACGGCATGAACAAAAATAAACCTGCATATGCCGAGAAAAACCAATAGTTTTTTTTGAATAAAGGAAATAATGAATCAGTATACATCGATAGTGGAACAATCTCGCCTAAAATAAAATAAGTAACGAGACTTATCATAACTGAATAAAAAAGTACTTCAACCCACAACTGAATAAATCGTCCAATTCGCCACTTTCCTTTACTCATAAAGTAACCCGTTACTAAAGCAAAACAGTTTACAGCGACAAAGCATATAATCTCTACTGCCCAAAAAAGATAATAGTTGAAACTACCAATCTGTACATTATTCAAAATTCCGCCATTTCCTAAAATATGTAGAATCAAAATCATAAACATAGATACCATTCGTAATAATTCAATGCCTAAATGCCTTTTCACTAATGACGATGCTCCTTTCTGATTCTCTTATTTTCTTCTATCAATGAAAAAATAGGGTTTCCCTCTAGTTTTTGTTCACTTAGTTTAGATGTCTCCGAACTTTGGGTATCATAATACGTGTCAATAAAATACAATGGTCGTTTTTTCGTTTCATTAAACACTCGACCTAAATATTCTCCAATAATGCCAAGCGAAATCAATTGAAGTCCTCCAAGAAATAAAATACCGATCATTAATGAAGGATACCCTGAAACATCTGCTCCTAAAAGAAGTGTTTGAACTAAAACGATCAGCATATATATAAATGCTGCGAATGAAACGATCCCTCCGATAACCGTTGTGATTTTCAATGGCAATGTTGTGTAAGAGGTGACTCCATTCATCGCAAGATTAAACAAAGCTGAAAAACGCCATTTTGTCGTTCCTCCAGCTCGTTCATCAGCATCATAATAGAGTTCCTTTTTCTTAAATCCGATCCAGCCATACAACCCTTTAGTATAGCGTTCATGTTCCCGAATCGTTTTTAGCGCCTCTACAGCTTTTCGATCTAGCAAACGAAAATCACCTGCATTCGGATAAATGTTTGTCTTACTCGCTTTTTGTAAAATTTTATAGTAACAAGCAGAAGTCCATTTTTTAAAAAAATGTTCCCCTTTTCGTTCTTTTCTGACCGCATATACATCTTCGTAGCCTTTTTCCCACCAAATAATCATTTCTTTAATTAATTCTGGTGGCTGCTGTAAATCAGAATCAATTACAACCACTGCGTCTCCTTTAGCATGATCGAAACCAGCCAACATCGCAATTTCTTTCCCATAATTTCTTGAAAGATCAAGCAGGGTGACTCTGTCATCCTTTTTTCTTAGCCCTAATACAATTGCTAAGCTTTGATCATTACTGCCATCATTTACAAAGAGGAAATCAAAACGATACGTAGAACAATCATCCGCTAATAAAATGAGTCGTTCGTACAGTTTTTCTAAAACAGATTCTTCATTCAAAAATGGAATGATCACAGTAATTCGCTTCATTTAGATTTCCTCCTGACTTGTTAACTATTCTTTATAAAAAAGGATGAAATCAGCATTTTCATTCACTGAAAAATCCTTTAAAAATGTTTTTTTCGATAAATCAGTTCCTTTGTGATACAGATAACCAACGCTTGTTTCATCCTTTTTTGTAGCCTCATTTTCATCTAAAAAAATATACTTTCCATAATAACGATAGGTCAGATTACTATTTTTATCATATGGCGTATCACGGCTAGCCTGATAACTCTCTGGTGAGATAGGATCATAAAAGCGGATGAAGATAAAGGTTAAGTCTTGCAACTGTTTCAAGCTAGTTCGCTCAATATATATTTTTTCTAAATTTTTTTCATTTCCAACCACAAGTATCTCTTCTAATGTGATCGGTGCCATATACGTGCTATCTTGCTGTTCTTCTTTATAGACAACATTATAGGTGTAAACATAGGCAACAAATAATATTGAGAAAAAGACAAATGTACTTTTGAAAACTGTCTTATTTTCTAATACCCCTAAACTGGCAAGTCCATATCCCATCATAATAATTAAAGGAAACATAATGACATTCCAATGATGGACAACAGGAACGATAATTAGCAATAAAGGAATGCTACATACAAACCAGCCCATCGTTAATTGACTCAACGGACTTTTCTCCTGCCGCATGTGGATCCAACCTAAACTAGCCAACAGTAACCCCGCCAAGTTGTACATAAAACCAAACCCATGTATTGAACTAAAGATCAAGCCATCTCTACCACTTAAAAGAAAACCCAAAATTCGTTGAAGATTACCTAA
The DNA window shown above is from Enterococcus sp. 12C11_DIV0727 and carries:
- a CDS encoding heavy metal translocating P-type ATPase produces the protein MKHLTKLIITIVTGILALLFELVFHQASLAFGIIVITGSIMALSMLVEMIQTLKSGRYGVDILAITAIVATLAVGEYWASLMILIMLTGGDSLEDYAAKRANKELKSLLDNSPQKAHQLVDGTLLDISAEKVKVDDELVVKPGEIVPVDGVVIKGSSTVDESSLTGESRPENKNQGDPLMSGSINGDSSITMKAEKSAADSQYQTIVKLVRESESQPAHFVRMADRYAIPFTINAYVIAGVAWFVSKDPTRFAEVLVVASPCPLILAAPIALVAGMSRSSRNGIIVKTGTTLEKMAETQSVAFDKTGTITKGALSVTEIVPESGISKEELLALTASAEQESSHILARSLLAYKDTPKKLKEVSDLAEVTGSGVKAIIEGKEIRVGKPAFVSPQKIEKIVDQTTIYISQDEVFLGYITFTDTIRPEAKKTMEELRKLNVNHLLMVTGDHQKVADTIAKDVGITEVYAECLPQDKIDVIKKIPASNRPVIMIGDGVNDAPSLAIADVGIAMGAHGATAASETADAVILKDDLEKVSTAVKISKDTMKIAKQSVLIGILICTILMLIASTGIIPALFGAVLQEVVDTVSILSSLRAKND
- a CDS encoding HAD-IC family P-type ATPase, which encodes MKKWFRKKRDIDNEAFLSSEKNTQSVNTNDIRIPTTIKGLSDQEVEQLYTEGKYNKEVEDLSRTTKQIILDNSLTLFNFINLFLAVAVFAVGYPKNALFFWIIIINTAIGVIQEIHAKKTIDKLSIVNKTEVTALRDNRLLKIFQDEIVLGDVLVLSLGNQVPSDGIVLHAEGMEVDESLLTGESDKITKQNGDKIMSGSFITAGLGFVKINAVGEDNFVSKLSKEAKTEKPSTSELMNSLNLLIKGLTFAIVPIGLLLFWSQYQSTQSFPKTVLGVSGALISMIPEGLMLLTSVAFAVGAANLARKQTLIQRLSCIETLARVDTICLDKTGTITDGTLTFKKLIPQAGFPASEIERAMSEMMAGLSDQNATAKVLRTRFPSAKTEWQVKEVIPFSSDRKWSGVTFKEKGSFVMGAPEFIYSEVPADLREKLAPYNEQGDRVLILVHFSEELTRPELPQTKETVAIFIIADTIRANAVDTFSYFAKQDVTLKVISGDNPITVAQIAKQAGIAGAENFVDMSTISDSADFNELVENTTVFGRVTPYQKRELIQALKQNGHTTCMTGDGVNDILSLREADVSVAMASGSDAARTVSDVVLLNSDFSSMIQVLNEGRRVINNIERVASMYMVKTIYSAILAVTFIFLFLPYPFAPLQLTPINTLTVGIPSFILALEPNYQRIKGHFLTNILRISVPGALTVVFNILVLQLAGIWFDLSHQDVSTMCVLLTGCVGFQVLLKAARPLDLKKQIMIGLLLVAFIACFLFFGDFFMLTSLFTRNVLFYLPLILGSRSIFNYISLFMTRAVHEVEKRSENRKIKKKKRVI
- the nadE gene encoding ammonia-dependent NAD(+) synthetase; the encoded protein is MESLQKAIIEELGVKPQIDPKEEIRKSIEFMKSYLYKYPFLKTFVLGISGGQDSTLAGRLAQLTMEEMRNETKDEDYRFIAVRLPYGEQADEADAKKALDFIQPDVSLSVNIKPAISACVLSLEESGVPINDFNKGNMKARQRMIVQYAIAGEKSGAVIGTDHAAENITGFYTKFGDGGADILPLFRLNKRQGKALLKELGSPAELYTKIPTADLEDDKPLVADEVALGVTYDDIDDYVEGKTVSEKAKETIEGWYKKTQHKRHMPISIFDDFWK